The following are encoded together in the Buteo buteo chromosome 2, bButBut1.hap1.1, whole genome shotgun sequence genome:
- the AAR2 gene encoding protein AAR2 homolog has product MAGPRLEPELARQLFFEGAAVVVLGVPEGTEFGIDYSTWAVGPKFRGVKMIPPGVHFLHCSAGRAGGGRETGPRTGFFLSLQRREVRVLRWDAASEAVGLAPRATGEAEAFRENLQEMDQFLGPYPYETLKKWVSLTSFISEAAMKKLQPESGQICAFSEVLPVVAGRLTRDRAEQRLPPFGATCRSYAEGVARLPQMKPKAGTEIRFTELPKQMYPDGATPEEITRHSMDLSYALEKVINQRYASQPVDLLAELQFAFICFLIGNVYDAFEHWKRLLNILCRSEDAIGKYQDLYINLISVLYHQLSEIPADFFVDIVSQDNFLTSTLQVFFSCTCSAAVDGTLRKKAEKFKAHLTKKFKWDFEAEPDDCAPVVVELPEGVQVD; this is encoded by the exons ATGGCGGGCCCGCGGCTGGAGCCCGAGCTGGCCAGGCAGCTCTTCTTCGAGGGCGCCGCGGTGGTGGTGCTGGGCGTGCCCGAGGGCACCGAGTTCGGCATCGACTACAGCACCTGGGCCGTGGGCCCCAAGTTCCGCGGCGTCAAGATGATCCCGCCGGGCGTCCACTTCCTGCACTGCAGCGCGGGGCGGGCTGGCGGCGGCCGGGAGACGGGCCCGCGCACCGGCTTCTTCCTCAGCCTGCAGCGGCGGGAGGTGCGGGTGCTGCGGTGGGACGCTGCCAGCGAGGCGGTGGGCCTGGCTCCCCGGGCCACGGGGGAGGCCGAGGCCTTCAGAGAGAACCTGCAGGAGATGGACCAGTTCCTCGGGCCCTATCCCTACGAGACCCTGAAGAAGTGGGTCTCCCTCACCAGCTTCATCAGCGAAGCGGCGATGAAGAAGCTGCAGCCGGAGAGCGGGCAGATCTGCGCCTTCTCGGAGGTGCTGCCGGTCGTGGCTGGGCGGCTCACCAGAGACCGGGCGGAACAGCGCTTGCCGCCCTTCGGCGCCACGTGCAGGAGCTACGCTGAAGGCGTGGCACGGCTTCCCCAGATGAAGCCGAAGGCTGGCACCGAGATCAGGTTCACGGAGCTGCCGAAGCAGATGTACCCTGACGGTGCTACTCCGGAGGAGATAACCAGGCACAGCATGGACCTCAGCTATGCTCTGGAGAAGGTGATTAACCAGCGATACGCCAGCCAGCCTGTGGATCTGCTTG CTGAGTTGCAGTTTGCTTTCATCTGCTTCCTGATTGGGAACGTATATGATGCATTTGAGCACTGGAAAAGACTCTTGAACATCCTGTGCCGATCCGAAGATGCCATAGGGAAGTATCAAGACCTTTACATCAATCTAATTTCTGTATTGTATCACCAGCTCAGTGAAATCccagctgatttttttgtggACATTGTCTCCCAGGACAACTTTTTAACCAGCACCTTACAG gtgtttttttcctgcacatgcagtgctgctgttgaTGGGACCCTAaggaaaaaggctgaaaaattcAAGGCTCACCTAACGAAGAAATTTAAATGGGACTTTGAGGCAGAGCCTGATGACTGTGCTCCTGTAGTGGTAGAGCTTCCTGAGGGTGTGCAGGTGGACTAA